A single genomic interval of Musa acuminata AAA Group cultivar baxijiao chromosome BXJ3-4, Cavendish_Baxijiao_AAA, whole genome shotgun sequence harbors:
- the LOC135637063 gene encoding 26S proteasome regulatory subunit 4 homolog isoform X1 gives MGQGTPGGMGKQGLPGDRKRDGDKKDKKFEPAAPPSRVGRKQRRQKGPEAASRLPAVTPLSKCRLRVLKLERIKDYLLMEEEFVANQERLRPQEEKNEEDRSKVDDLRGSPMSVGNLEELIDENHAIVSSSVGPEYYVSILSFVDKDQLEPGCAILMHNKVLSVIGLLQDEVDPMVSVMKVEKAPLESYADIGGLDSQIQEIKEAVELPLTHPELYEDIGIRPPKGVILYGEPGTGKTLLAKAVANSTSATFLRVVGSELIQKYLGDGPKLVRELFRVADELSPSIVFIDEIDAVGTKRYDAHSGGEREIQRTMLELLNQLDGFDSRGDVKVILATNRIESLDPALLRPGRIDRKIEFPLPDIKTRRRIFQIHTSRMTLADDVNLEEFVMTKDEFSGADIKAICTEAGLLALRERRMKVTHADFKKAKEKVMFKKKEGVPEGLYM, from the exons ATGGGCCAGGGAACCCCCGGCGGCATGGGGAAGCAGGGCCTCCCCGGTGATCGAAAGCGGGACGGCGACAAGAAGGACAAGAAGTTCGAGCCGGCGGCGCCACCGTCCCGCGTGGGACggaagcagcggaggcagaagggGCCCGAGGCTGCCTCCCGTCTCCCCGCCGTCACCCCGCTCTCTAAGTGCCGCCTGCGGGTACTCAAGCTCGAGCGCATCAAGGACTACCTTCTCATGGAAGAGGAGTTCGTCGCCAACCAGGAGCGCCTCCGCCCCCAGGAGGAGAAGAACGAGGAGGACCGATCCAAGGTCGACGACCTCCGGGGGTCGCCCATGAGtgtcgggaacctcgaggagcttATTGACGAGAACCACGCCATCGTTTCGTCGTCGGTCGGGCCGGAATACTACGTCAGCATCCTGTCTTTTGTCGATAAGGATCAACTGGAGCCGGGATGTGCCATCCTTATGCACAACAAG GTTCTGTCAGTTATTGGGCTTCTTCAGGATGAAGTTGATCCTATGGTTTCTGTCATGAAAGTTGAAAAAGCTCCTTTGGAATCCTATGCTGATATTGGTGGTTTAGATTCACAAATCCAAGAAATTAAAGAAGCTGTGGAACTACCTCTGACACATCCTGAACTGTATGAAGATATTGGCATTAGACCTCCCAAGGGAGTCATACTTTATGGGGAGCCAGGAACTGGTAAAACTTTACTTGCCAAG GCTGTGGCTAACTCAACATCAGCAACTTTCCTGCGTGTTGTTGGAAGTGAGTTGATTCAGAAATATTTGGGTGATGGCCCAAAACTTGTCAGAGAACTGTTCAGAGTGGCGGATGAACTTTCTCCTTCTATAGTCTTCATTGATGAGATAGATGCAGTTGGCACCAAAAG ATATGATGCTCATTCTGGCGGTGAGCGTGAAATACAGAGAACCATGTTGGAGTTGCTGAACCAGTTAGATGGTTTTGACTCAAGGGGGGATGTTAAAGTCATTCTTGCAACCAACAGAATTGAAAGCCTCGATCCAGCCTTGCTTCGACCTGGTCGTATTGATAGGAAGATTGAATTCCCTCTTCCAGATATTAAAACAAGACGCCGAATTTTTCAG ATACACACCTCTAGAATGACACTGGCAGATGATGTCAACCTGGAAGAATttgtcatgacaaaggatgagttTTCTGGAGCTGATATTAAGGCAATCTGTACTGAAGCTGGCTTGCTTGCTTTAAGAGAGCGTAGGATGAAG GTAACTCATGCAGACTTTAAGAAGGCCAAGGAGAAGGTAATGTTTAAGAAGAAGGAAGGGGTACCAGAGGGACTCTACAT GTAA
- the LOC135637063 gene encoding 26S proteasome regulatory subunit 4 homolog isoform X2 → MGQGTPGGMGKQGLPGDRKRDGDKKDKKFEPAAPPSRVGRKQRRQKGPEAASRLPAVTPLSKCRLRVLKLERIKDYLLMEEEFVANQERLRPQEEKNEEDRSKVDDLRGSPMSVGNLEELIDENHAIVSSSVGPEYYVSILSFVDKDQLEPGCAILMHNKVLSVIGLLQDEVDPMVSVMKVEKAPLESYADIGGLDSQIQEIKEAVELPLTHPELYEDIGIRPPKGVILYGEPGTGKTLLAKAVANSTSATFLRVVGSELIQKYLGDGPKLVRELFRVADELSPSIVFIDEIDAVGTKRYDAHSGGEREIQRTMLELLNQLDGFDSRGDVKVILATNRIESLDPALLRPGRIDRKIEFPLPDIKTRRRIFQIHTSRMTLADDVNLEEFVMTKDEFSGADIKAICTEAGLLALRERRMKVTHADFKKAKEKVMFKKKEGVPEGLYM, encoded by the exons ATGGGCCAGGGAACCCCCGGCGGCATGGGGAAGCAGGGCCTCCCCGGTGATCGAAAGCGGGACGGCGACAAGAAGGACAAGAAGTTCGAGCCGGCGGCGCCACCGTCCCGCGTGGGACggaagcagcggaggcagaagggGCCCGAGGCTGCCTCCCGTCTCCCCGCCGTCACCCCGCTCTCTAAGTGCCGCCTGCGGGTACTCAAGCTCGAGCGCATCAAGGACTACCTTCTCATGGAAGAGGAGTTCGTCGCCAACCAGGAGCGCCTCCGCCCCCAGGAGGAGAAGAACGAGGAGGACCGATCCAAGGTCGACGACCTCCGGGGGTCGCCCATGAGtgtcgggaacctcgaggagcttATTGACGAGAACCACGCCATCGTTTCGTCGTCGGTCGGGCCGGAATACTACGTCAGCATCCTGTCTTTTGTCGATAAGGATCAACTGGAGCCGGGATGTGCCATCCTTATGCACAACAAG GTTCTGTCAGTTATTGGGCTTCTTCAGGATGAAGTTGATCCTATGGTTTCTGTCATGAAAGTTGAAAAAGCTCCTTTGGAATCCTATGCTGATATTGGTGGTTTAGATTCACAAATCCAAGAAATTAAAGAAGCTGTGGAACTACCTCTGACACATCCTGAACTGTATGAAGATATTGGCATTAGACCTCCCAAGGGAGTCATACTTTATGGGGAGCCAGGAACTGGTAAAACTTTACTTGCCAAG GCTGTGGCTAACTCAACATCAGCAACTTTCCTGCGTGTTGTTGGAAGTGAGTTGATTCAGAAATATTTGGGTGATGGCCCAAAACTTGTCAGAGAACTGTTCAGAGTGGCGGATGAACTTTCTCCTTCTATAGTCTTCATTGATGAGATAGATGCAGTTGGCACCAAAAG ATATGATGCTCATTCTGGCGGTGAGCGTGAAATACAGAGAACCATGTTGGAGTTGCTGAACCAGTTAGATGGTTTTGACTCAAGGGGGGATGTTAAAGTCATTCTTGCAACCAACAGAATTGAAAGCCTCGATCCAGCCTTGCTTCGACCTGGTCGTATTGATAGGAAGATTGAATTCCCTCTTCCAGATATTAAAACAAGACGCCGAATTTTTCAG ATACACACCTCTAGAATGACACTGGCAGATGATGTCAACCTGGAAGAATttgtcatgacaaaggatgagttTTCTGGAGCTGATATTAAGGCAATCTGTACTGAAGCTGGCTTGCTTGCTTTAAGAGAGCGTAGGATGAAG GTAACTCATGCAGACTTTAAGAAGGCCAAGGAGAAGGTAATGTTTAAGAAGAAGGAAGGGGTACCAGAGGGACTCTACATGTGA